Within Gilvibacter sp. SZ-19, the genomic segment TCTTACGTAGAAGCCATTAACGGTTAAAAACCACTTTTTTCGACCAAATACATCTCGTATAAAATTTAAGCCCTAGGCTGCTTAGTTGGTTTGGGGTCGCACTACTTTTGAGCTGAAATCACTAAACAAAAAAGTTATGGCAGTTTTAAAAGTTATCGAGGTATTATCTAATTCTAACACCAGTTGGGAAGATGCAACCAAGAACGCTGTGAAACAAGCGGGTAAAAGTGTGAAGAACATTCGTTCGGTATACGTGCAAGAGCAAAGTGCAATTGTAGACAAAGATGAGGTTACTGAGTTCCGAGTTAATGTTAAAATCACTTTCGAGGTCAAATAGACTTTGAAATTCGCTAAATTTATGCGCCAAAATCCTCGGGTTTTGGCGCATTTTAATTCTACCCATGTTCAGATCCTATCTCTTCTCTATCCTCACTGCACTGATCTTGCTAGCATGCAATTCAAATCCTAATACTGTGGAAGATTTCGCCTATACCAACGCTCTTATCAATGAAACCAGTCCGTATTTGTTGCAACACGCCCACAACCCTGTGGATTGGTACGCTTGGAACGACTCTACTTTGGCCAAAGCTAAACGCGAGAACAAACTAATGTTGATCAGCGTAGGTTATGCCGCTTGTCATTGGTGCCAT encodes:
- a CDS encoding dodecin family protein gives rise to the protein MAVLKVIEVLSNSNTSWEDATKNAVKQAGKSVKNIRSVYVQEQSAIVDKDEVTEFRVNVKITFEVK